The proteins below come from a single Panicum hallii strain FIL2 chromosome 7, PHallii_v3.1, whole genome shotgun sequence genomic window:
- the LOC112899536 gene encoding uncharacterized protein LOC112899536 yields the protein MAAAPPSPRPPRAHRDGGDAPISLFLETDLGTRLAILVAPDTTIRGLKSQVNAEHAAAFPDLGPVAVKSFQVRRRGVLYHLSDSMTVTSAFTKIKGGCFLYVKMAEAAAATLCRKDDVAKPSNQSNVSHAGAGDLTKSSRAPLEAGINTSFRQEVLDTLHKESTQNPSTVGKKKKRRRNNRSCQLAPSVAADQETSEPSAMVKELSISTGDAYNVELTGRDETAVKASGLPLSSSGLNDGNQGGKHVPFMSDAQASTDLISEQGKFDHALKGCRSPSVRDAIYSAGEVVASEEKTSKGSIAPWDGDEKHEQIKQHDEGGHDEGVAEISNTVKDGKSTDALEKRRTNDNTSPLKKRKRENKASSVDLASMNTNEKEMHGYQENAARSGAVSTEREILHDPSTQQISNNVHQGHSNVIEHSNGDGKKKKTRRQHSESSKGVDPSQDLTKSSAFVTNESSMQVTDVAPLDTKQTTPCSIEGATVIDHKKLGENLDIAAKNVIDEVLADLRSKDSLSMDLDGDMLTGKTHLSSNKNALEHPESTADEVGISTALPPKYSAAVHSDVPASTPRLKKSKREKLKVLSTMIDSSHHSSGVPEEDANKELNESESLRFSDKTSDPKDILTGDVVAQAGEKPKATKRRENKLSLKQVSADSGKTLDERVSQVDTLDLKGMNATRANLVQGGYVVETPLSTTGKVEQKGRRSSKTHTAKIQETNCSTPNAQKARKKSSNSKLQSSDSILEHGSSAELEHPRSEKGLVTPKSSVVAAEPNSDTVVHPASDAINFLDHFSSSKMNDPPISAEHKQNNEDETLREVKNKKKNKRKLSTGSMEPNDGSESLLRTDKTSLTDHFGNSKDVPSVAAENLTREDENVKNGKDKKRKTKVNTEMPVAEKENPNCDNQGYIGTQGSLLSAVQNGRMGQDNGKESSTKVTQNDSKIQYEPEDATLENKSEQSGVDGQNKLLTDKHHVHISKDVRKLTSQIKPHAKSKNDESIKRRVAPNPKPESNLVKDFSMSPQVSGDSTEAMPQNANRYRVAVRKVPSKRYEQTREKSKKENRKVGSAIFNDANSEGSDDEWDTKNDKAVMEASPDNSSTSADSGVSSAASDESDVPYNDDDGTVSLSQKRLKEGLHIGSILRGTSSYKKARKKQSELLDDDTVVPDSQPADGCWD from the exons atggccgccgccccgccgtccccgcggCCGCCGAGGGCGCACCGAGACGGCGGAGACGCCCCTATCTCCCTCTTCCTCGAAACCGACCTCGGTACTCGCCTCGCGATTCTTGTCGCCCCCGACACCACCATCCGTGGCCTAAAGT CGCAGGTGAACGCGGAGCACGCCGCCGCTTTCCCCGACCTTGGCCCCGTCGCAGTCAAGTCCTTCCAG GTCCGGCGGAGGGGTGTACTGTATCACTTATCTGATTCAATGACAGTGACGAGTGCCTTCACCAAAATCAAAGGTGGGTGCTTTCTTTATGTCAAGATGGCAGAGGCAGCAGCAGCCACACTCTGCCGCAAAGATGATGTTGCTAAACCTTCAAATCAGAGCAATGTGTCACATGCTGGTGCTGGAGATTTGACTAAATCGAGTAGAGCTCCACTGGAAGCAGGCATAAATACTTCTTTTCGGCAAGAAGTTCTAGACACTTTACATAAGGAGTCCACTCAAAATCCAAGCACTGttggaaagaagaagaagaggaggaggaataACAGAAGTTGTCAATTGGCCCCGTCCGTAGCTGCTGATCAAGAAACAAGTGAACCATCAGCTATGGTTAAGGAGTTATCTATATCCACAG GTGATGCATATAACGTTGAATTGACTGGCAGAGATGAAACTGCAGTCAAAGCATCTGGTTTGCCTCTTTCATCATCAGGACTCAATGATGGAAACCAGGGGGGCAAACATGTTCCGTTTATGAGTGATGCTCAGGCATCTACTGATCTAATCTCTGAACAAGGGAAATTCGATCATGCTCTTAAAGGATGTAGAAGCCCTTCCGTTCGAGATGCCATTTATTCCGCAGGTGAAGTTGTAGCTAGTGAAGAAAAAACTTCAAAAGGAAGCATCGCCccatgggatggagatgagaaGCATGAACAAATAAAGCAACATGATGAGGGAGGTCATGATGAAGGTGTAGCTGAAATTAGCAACACGGTGAAAGATGGGAAAAGTACAGATGCCTTGGAGAAGAGGCGGACAAATGACAATACTTCTCCATTGAAGAAGCGCAAGCGAGAAAATAAGGCTAGTTCTGTTGACTTGGCTTCCATGAATACTAATGAGAAGGAGATGCATGGGTATCAAGAGAATGCAGCTAGATCAGGTGCAGTTTCTACTGAAAGGGAGATTCTCCATGACCCTTCTACGCAACAAATCTCAAACAATGTGCATCAAGGGCATTCAAATGTAATAGAACATTCAAATGGTGatgggaagaaaaagaaaacaagaCGACAGCACTCAGAATCCTCAAAGGGTGTTGATCCTAGTCAAGATCTGACAAAATCATCTGCATTTGTTACGAATGAGAGCTCGATGCAAGTCACAGATGTTGCTCCCCTAGATACAAAGCAAACAACCCCATGCAGTATAGAAGGAGCGACAGTTATTGACCACAAGAAGCTTGGTGAAAACCTGGATATAGCGGCGAAAAATGTGATTGATGAGGTTTTGGCAGATCTGAGATCTAAAGACAGCTTAAGTATGGATTTGGATGGAGATATGTTAACAGGAAAAACTCACCTAAGCAGCAATAAGAATGCACTAGAACATCCTGAATCCACAGCAGATGAAGTTGGTATCAGTACTGCATTACCTCCGAAATATTCTGCAGCAGTTCACTCTGATGTTCCTGCCAGCACACCGAGACTTAAGAAGTCTAAGAGGGAAAAGTTGAAAGTGCTATCAACAATGATTGACTCATCTCATCACTCAAGCGGTGTGCCTGAAGAAGATGCTAATAAAGAATTAAATGAATCTGAGTCTTTGAGGTTTTCTGACAAAACCAGTGATCCTAAGGATATTTTGACTGGAGATGTCGTTGCACAAGCTGGTGAGAAACCCAAAGCCACTAAGCGCAGGGAAAATAAGCTTTCCTTAAAGCAGGTATCTGCAGATAGTGGTAAAACTTTGGACGAGCGAGTCAGCCAGGTTGATACATTAGACTTGAAGGGAATGAATGCTACACGAGCAAATTTGGTTCAAGGAGGTTATGTAGTTGAAACTCCTTTGAGTACTACTGGAAAAGTAGAGCAGAAAGGCAGAAGGTCTTCCAAGACTCACACTGCTAAAATACAAGAAACTAATTGTTCTACCCCTAATGCTCAAAAAGCAAGGAAAAAATCTTCGAACTCTAAACTTCAAAGTTCGGATTCAATCCTGGAACATGGTTCCAGTGCAGAGTTGGAGCACCCCAGGTCTGAGAAGGGTCTGGTTACCCCTAAAAGTTCTGTTGTTGCCGCTGAACCAAATTCTGATACTGTTGTTCATCCTGCTAGTGATGCGATCAATTTCCTTGATCATTTTAGCTCCAGCAAGATGAATGATCCACCAATTTCTGCAGAACACAAACAAAATAATGAAGATGAAACTTTAAGGGAAGTGAAGaacaaaaagaaaaacaaaagaaagcTAAGCACTGGTAGCATGGAACCAAATGATGGTTCCGAATCTCTTCTTCGCACAGACAAAACTAGCTTAACTGATCATTTTGGTAACAGCAaagatgtaccatctgttgcaGCAGAAAACCTGACCAGAGAAGATGAGAATGTGAAGAACGGAAAGGATAAGAAGAGAAAAACTAAAGTGAATACGGAAATGCCTGTTGCTGAAAAGGAAAATCCTAATTGTGATAATCAAGGCTATATTGGTACCCAAGGATCGCTTCTTTCTGCTGTACAAAATGGAAGGATGGGTCAGGACAATGGAAAAGAGAGCAGCACTAAAGTTACCCAGAATGACAGTAAAATACAATACGAACCAGAAGATGCCACCCTTGAGAATAAGAGCGAACAGAGTGGTGTTGATGGTCAAAACAAGTTGCTCACTGATAAGCATCATGTACATATAAGCAAAGATGTAAGGAAGTTGACTTCTCAGATAAAGCCCCATGCTAAGAGTAAGAATGATGAGTCTATCAAGCGAAGGGTAGCTCCAAATCCTAAGCCTGAAAGCAACCTTGTGAAGGACTTCTCCATGAGTCCACAAGTATCAGGTGACAGCACGGAGGCCATGCCTCAAAATGCTAACCGATATAGAGTTGCCGTACGGAAAGTTCCAAGTAAAAGGTATGAACAGACCAGGGAGAAGTCCAAAAAAGAGAATAGGAAGGTAGGCTCTGCAATATTCAATGATGCTAACAGTGAAGGCTCTGATGATGAATGGGACACCAAAAATGATAAGGCTGTCATGGAAGCATCGCCTGATAATTCATCTACATCTGCTGACTCAG GTGTTTCATCTGCAGCCTCTGATGAAAGCGATGTTCCTTATAATGATGATGATGGCACTGTATCCTT
- the LOC112900751 gene encoding very-long-chain 3-oxoacyl-CoA reductase 1-like, whose protein sequence is MAVACAHAQPAWALALAALGLLVSARAAARLALWLYAAFLRPARPLRRRYGAWAVVTGATDGIGRALASRLAGAGLGLVLVGRSPDRLAAASADIRARHPGAQVRTFVLDLAADGLAARVGALGEYIRDLDVGVLVNNAGACYPYARYFHELDEALARDMVRINVEATTRVTHAVLPGMVERGRGAIVNIGSGGASNMPSCPLHTVYAATKAFVDQFSRALYVEYKSKGIDVQCQVPMYVATKMASIRNPSFFAPSPEAYSRAAVRYIGYEPRCTPYWPHALWKLVWLLPGPVADRVILSMALDGRAKGRAKDARKKAQ, encoded by the exons ATGGCCGTGGCCTGCGCGCATGCCCAGCCCGCGTGGGCGCTGGCGCTCGCGGCGCTGGGGCTGCTCGTGtccgcgcgcgccgcggcgcgccTCGCGCTGTGGTTGTACGCGGCGTTCCTCCGCCCGGCGAGGCCGCTGCGCCGCCGCTACGGCGCGTGGGCGGTCGTCACCGGCGCCACGGACGGGATCGGCCGCGCGCTGGCCTCCCGCCTGGCCGGGGCCGGGCTCGGGCTCGTCCTCGTCGGCCGCAGCCCCGACaggctcgccgccgcctcggccgacATCAGAGCCAGGCACCCCGGCGCTCAGGTACGCACCTTCGtcctggacctcgccgccgacggGCTCGCCGCGAGGGTGGGTGCGCTCGGGGAGTACATCCGGGACCTCGACGTCGGCGTGCTCGTGAACAACGCCGGCGCGTGCTACCCGTACGCGCGCTACTTCCACGAGCTGGACGAGGCGCTGGCGCGGGACATGGTGCGGATCAACGTGGAGGCCACCACGCGGGTGACGCACGCCGTGCTCCCCGGCATGGTGGAGCGCGGGCGGGGCGCCATCGTGAACATCGGCTCCGGCGGCGCCTCCAACATGCCGTCCTGCCCGCTCCACACCGTCTACGCCGCCACCAAGGC GTTCGTTGATCAGTTCTCTAGAGCCCTCTACGTGGAGTACAAGAGCAAAGGCATTGATGTGCAGTGCCAG GTACCCATGTACGTGGCGACGAAGATGGCGTCCATCAGGAACCCGAGCTTTTTCGCGCCGTCGCCGGAGGCGTactcccgcgccgccgtccgctaCATCGGGTACGAGCCCCGGTGCACGCCGTACTGGCCGCACGCTCTATGGAAGCTCGTTTGGCTTCTGCCCGGGCCCGTCGCCGACAGGGTGATCCTCAGCATGGCCCTCGACGGCCGCGCCAAGGGGAGGGCCAAGGACGCCAGGAAGAAGGCGCAGTGA
- the LOC112900752 gene encoding very-long-chain 3-oxoacyl-CoA reductase 1-like encodes MAAAAACAHARPGWALAALAALGLLLAARAAARLALWLYAAFLRPARPLRRRYGAWAVVTGATDGIGRALAFRLAAAGLGLVLVGRSPERLAAISAEVEKRHPGAEVRTFVLDFAADGLAARVGALGELVRGLDVGVLVNNAGACYPYARYLHEVDEALLRNLVRLNVEAVTRVTHAVLPGMVERGRGAVVNMGSGASAILPCDPLYTVYAATKAYIDQFSRCLYVEYRSKGIDVQCQVPLLVATKMASIRNPSFFAPSPETYARAAVRCIGYEPRCTPYWPHALLWLLISLVPEPVADRMILNVALDVRAKGRAKDTRRKKA; translated from the exons ATGGCCGCGGCGGCagcgtgcgcgcacgcgcgtccGGGGTGGGCGCTGGCGGCGCTCGCGGCGCTGGGGCTCCTCCTGGcagcgcgcgccgcggcgcgccTCGCGCTGTGGCTGTACGCGGCGTTCCTCCGCCCCGCGAGGCCGCTGCGCCGCCGCTACGGCGCGTGGGCCGTCGTCACGGGCGCCACGGACGGGATCGGCCGCGCGCTCGCGTTCCGCCTCGCCGCGGCCGGCCTTGGGCTCGTCCTCGTGGGCCGCAGCCCCGAGAGGCTCGCCGCCATCTCGGCCGAGGTCGAGAAGAGGCACCCGGGCGCCGAGGTCCGCACCTTCGTGCTGGACTTCGCGGCCGATGGTCTCGCCGCAAGGGTGGGCgcgctcggggagctcgtccgGGGGCTCGACGTGGGCGTGCTCGTGAACAACGCCGGCGCGTGCTACCCATACGCGCGCTACCTCCACGAGGTGGACGAGGCGCTCCTGCGCAACCTGGTACGGCTCAACGTCGAGGCCGTCACGCGGGTGACGCACGCCGTGCTCCCGGGCATGGTGGAGCGCGGGCGGGGCGCCGTCGTCAACATGGGCTCCGGCGCCTCCGCCATCCTGCCATGCGACCCACTCTACACCGTCTATGCTGCCACCAAGGC CTATATTGATCAGTTTTCGAGATGCCTCTATGTCGAGTACAGGAGCAAAGGCATTGACGTCCAATGCCAG GTGCCACTGTTAGTGGCCACGAAGATGGCGTCCATCAGGAATCCCTCCTTCTTCGCGCCGTCGCCGGAGACGTacgcccgcgccgccgtccggtGCATCGGGTACGAGCCGCGGTGCACGCCGTACTGGCCGCACGCGCTGCTGTGGCTCCTCATCTCGCTCGTGCCCGAGCCCGTCGCCGACAGGATGATCCTCAACGTGGCCCTCGACGTCCGCGCCAAGGGGCGGGCTAAAGacacgaggaggaagaaggcgtaA